AATTTGGATACGTCGTTGCCGCACATCAAGACTCTTCAACTGATCCGTCAAAACAACACCTGAAAATGGCAGCTCCTCTGGTAGTGTAACTTCAAAAGGATAATCTTTGGCTTGACTCGTTATGGGACATACAACGGCAAAACCCGTTATTTCATTGAATTCAAGTTCCGATAGAAC
This Paenibacillus xylanexedens DNA region includes the following protein-coding sequences:
- a CDS encoding type II toxin-antitoxin system PemK/MazF family toxin, giving the protein MIIPKRGDLIWLDFDPQAGHEQAGRRPVIVLSELEFNEITGFAVVCPITSQAKDYPFEVTLPEELPFSGVVLTDQLKSLDVRQRRIQIAGHTEPTSEFMKSVLRNVRSILA